The following proteins come from a genomic window of Thermus sp. LT1-2-5:
- a CDS encoding MFS transporter, with product MWKGPREGRRSILPILDLSERNYRLAVVNGWLVWLGDTFLNANIVLSGFAAKLGAPGALIGLLPALLQAGGMVPQAFLAPYVARFPQKIVLYRKVASLRLLGVVLMALSAFLLGPWPDLLLGGFLLGLLLNALFTGVSSLPFWEVVAKTVPPKRRAALFSARNLVGGLLAFLAGFGVREILALPLPFPLPYALLFSLGALSFGLGWHLFGQVNEPEEPPRTARLDLKLPLLHPGFRRYLRVRVVLGLAGMAEPFYAVYAVRALGQGKELGLYLSLYALSFTLSNLLWARLAERGSKGVLRAGAALGLLAPLLALLLAPGLFGLVFLLQGAYLAALGLATTTYLLNLAPPEERSAFIGLGNTVAGVFAFSTVLGGWVADQAGFSALFLLAASLYALAFLLGERLPEEG from the coding sequence ATGTGGAAGGGCCCGAGGGAAGGAAGAAGGAGCATCCTCCCCATCTTAGACCTGAGCGAGCGGAACTACCGCCTGGCAGTGGTGAACGGCTGGCTGGTGTGGCTCGGGGACACCTTTTTGAACGCCAACATCGTCCTTTCCGGCTTCGCCGCCAAGCTGGGGGCCCCAGGTGCCCTCATCGGCCTCCTGCCGGCCCTCCTCCAGGCGGGGGGCATGGTGCCCCAGGCCTTCCTGGCCCCCTATGTGGCCCGCTTTCCCCAGAAGATCGTCCTTTACCGCAAGGTGGCCTCCTTGAGGCTCCTCGGGGTGGTGCTCATGGCCCTTTCCGCCTTCTTGCTGGGGCCTTGGCCCGACCTTCTCCTTGGGGGCTTCCTCCTCGGCCTCCTCCTAAATGCCCTTTTCACCGGGGTTTCCAGCCTGCCCTTCTGGGAGGTGGTGGCCAAGACCGTGCCCCCAAAGCGCCGGGCCGCCCTCTTCTCCGCCCGCAACCTGGTGGGGGGGCTCCTCGCCTTCTTGGCGGGGTTTGGGGTGCGGGAAATCCTGGCCTTGCCCCTTCCCTTTCCCCTGCCCTACGCCCTTCTCTTTAGCCTGGGGGCCCTTTCCTTCGGCCTGGGTTGGCACCTTTTCGGCCAGGTGAACGAACCCGAGGAACCTCCCAGGACCGCCCGGCTAGACCTCAAGCTCCCCCTCCTGCACCCCGGCTTCCGCCGCTACCTCCGGGTGCGGGTGGTCCTGGGCCTCGCCGGGATGGCCGAGCCCTTTTACGCCGTCTACGCCGTGCGCGCCCTAGGGCAGGGGAAAGAGCTTGGCCTTTACCTCTCCCTCTACGCCCTTTCCTTCACCCTTTCCAATCTCCTTTGGGCGAGGCTAGCGGAAAGGGGCTCCAAGGGAGTTCTAAGGGCCGGGGCCGCCTTGGGCCTCCTGGCCCCCCTCCTCGCCCTCCTCCTCGCCCCGGGCCTCTTCGGCCTCGTCTTCCTCCTGCAAGGGGCCTACCTGGCCGCCTTGGGCCTTGCCACCACCACCTACCTCCTCAACCTGGCCCCGCCCGAGGAGCGAAGCGCCTTCATTGGGCTTGGCAACACGGTGGCAGGGGTCTTCGCCTTCTCCACGGTGCTTGGGGGATGGGTGGCGGACCAGGCGGGTTTTTCCGCCCTCTTCCTCTTAGCGGCGAGCCTGTACGCCTTGGCGTTTCTCCTGGGGGAAAGGCTCCCCGAGGAGGGATAA
- the thrS gene encoding threonine--tRNA ligase, whose translation MTVYLPDGKALEVPEGATAYHVAKAVGPGLAKAAVGAIVDGEVYDLFKPLPPGAKVRILTEKDPEYQLLFRHTLAHVLAQAVKEHFQEKGYDPESVRLGVGPVIEKGFYYDIDAPEPLSDEDLPAIEERMRAILQKDLPLRRFVLSREEALARYQGKDPYKTELIQDLPEGEEISFYQQGDETYGFTDLCRGPHVPSTGRIPPHFKLTHVAGAYWRGDERRPMLQRVYGVAFRTAEELKEYLWQLEEAKKRDHRRLGRELELFLIDPMVGKGLVLWLPKGNVIREELMAFMREEQIRRGYQLVSTPHIGSLELYKTSGHYPYYAESQFPPISFKERGEEEEYLLKPMNCPHHIRIYAFKKRSYRELPLRIAEFGTVYRYEKAGELLGLTRVRGFTQDDAHLFCTPEQVKGEFLGVLDLVLKVFATLGLKEYRARIGVREPGSEKYVGDEAKWALAERQIEEAAQEAGLAYTVEAGDAAFYGPKLDFVVKDALGREWQLGTIQVDYNLPERFGLTYVGPDGEAHRPVMIHRAPFGSLERFIGILIEHFAGDFPLWLSPVQAVVIPVSEKQEDYAQEVAFKLKEAGLRAEADLRNERMQARIRDAEVQKVPYILVVGEREKAEGTVSVRRRHRGNLGSMPLATFLEKALLEYREKRLEPPF comes from the coding sequence ATGACGGTCTATTTGCCGGACGGGAAGGCCCTCGAGGTCCCGGAAGGGGCCACCGCCTACCACGTGGCCAAGGCGGTGGGCCCGGGCCTGGCCAAGGCGGCGGTGGGGGCCATCGTGGACGGGGAAGTTTACGATCTCTTCAAACCCCTACCGCCAGGGGCCAAGGTGCGCATCCTCACCGAGAAGGATCCCGAGTACCAGCTCCTCTTCCGCCACACCCTGGCCCATGTCTTGGCCCAGGCGGTGAAAGAACATTTCCAGGAAAAGGGGTACGACCCGGAAAGCGTCCGGCTCGGGGTGGGCCCGGTGATCGAGAAGGGCTTTTACTACGATATAGACGCCCCCGAGCCCCTCTCGGACGAGGACCTGCCGGCCATCGAGGAAAGGATGCGGGCCATTCTGCAAAAGGACCTCCCCCTGCGCCGCTTCGTCCTCTCCCGGGAAGAGGCCTTGGCTCGCTACCAGGGCAAGGACCCCTACAAGACCGAGCTCATCCAGGACCTCCCCGAGGGGGAGGAGATCAGCTTCTACCAGCAGGGGGACGAGACCTACGGCTTCACCGACCTCTGCCGCGGGCCCCACGTCCCCTCCACGGGCCGCATCCCCCCCCATTTCAAGCTCACCCACGTGGCCGGGGCCTACTGGCGGGGGGACGAACGGCGCCCCATGCTGCAACGGGTCTACGGGGTGGCCTTCCGCACCGCCGAGGAGCTCAAGGAGTACCTCTGGCAGCTGGAAGAAGCCAAAAAGCGGGACCACCGTCGGCTTGGGCGGGAGCTGGAGCTCTTCCTCATCGACCCCATGGTGGGCAAGGGTCTGGTGCTGTGGCTTCCCAAGGGGAACGTAATCCGGGAAGAGCTCATGGCCTTCATGCGGGAGGAGCAAATCAGGCGGGGCTACCAGCTGGTCTCTACCCCCCACATCGGCAGCCTGGAGCTTTACAAGACCTCGGGCCACTACCCCTACTACGCCGAAAGCCAGTTTCCCCCCATCAGCTTCAAGGAGCGGGGTGAGGAGGAGGAATACCTCCTCAAGCCCATGAACTGCCCCCACCACATCCGCATCTACGCCTTCAAAAAGCGCTCCTACCGCGAGCTTCCCCTGAGGATCGCCGAGTTCGGCACCGTCTATCGCTACGAGAAGGCGGGGGAGCTTTTGGGCCTCACGAGGGTGCGGGGCTTCACCCAGGACGACGCTCACCTCTTCTGCACCCCCGAGCAGGTGAAGGGGGAGTTTTTGGGGGTTCTGGACCTGGTGTTAAAGGTCTTCGCCACCCTGGGCCTCAAGGAGTACCGGGCCCGGATCGGGGTGCGGGAGCCGGGAAGCGAAAAGTACGTGGGGGACGAGGCCAAGTGGGCCTTGGCGGAAAGGCAGATCGAGGAGGCGGCCCAGGAAGCGGGCCTTGCCTACACCGTGGAGGCGGGGGACGCCGCCTTCTACGGCCCCAAGCTGGACTTCGTGGTCAAGGACGCCCTGGGCCGGGAGTGGCAACTCGGCACCATCCAAGTGGACTACAACCTGCCCGAGCGCTTCGGCCTCACCTACGTGGGGCCGGACGGGGAGGCGCACCGCCCCGTCATGATCCACCGCGCCCCCTTCGGCTCCTTGGAGCGCTTCATCGGCATCCTCATCGAGCACTTTGCCGGGGACTTCCCCCTGTGGCTTTCCCCGGTGCAGGCGGTGGTCATTCCGGTTTCGGAAAAACAGGAGGACTACGCCCAAGAGGTGGCCTTTAAACTAAAGGAGGCGGGCCTTAGGGCTGAGGCCGACCTGAGGAACGAGCGCATGCAGGCGCGGATCCGCGACGCCGAGGTGCAGAAGGTGCCCTACATCCTGGTGGTGGGGGAAAGGGAAAAGGCGGAGGGGACGGTGAGCGTGCGGCGGCGCCACCGCGGGAACCTGGGAAGCATGCCCCTGGCCACCTTCCTGGAGAAGGCGCTTCTAGAATACCGGGAAAAGCGCTTGGAACCCCCCTTCTGA
- a CDS encoding PaaX family transcriptional regulator C-terminal domain-containing protein: MRARSTIFTIFLEYVYPERQARVKDLIAMMEALGFSEAAVRAALSRSAKRGWVRPERIGRTAYYALSERVYWQVRQVRRRLYGPRPPWDGRFLLVLPEGPKDRGERERFRREMALLGYGSLQSGVYLGAGVDLEATRELLAFYRLSATLFAGEHLGCREEILRIFPLDRAQAHYRALFSQEMPEEPEEAFRALTRLVHEMRKVLFLDPLLPPELSPPGFLGAEARRQYLELRGALYLRALPFLRGLNLPLSALSPRAR; encoded by the coding sequence ATGCGGGCTCGCTCCACCATTTTTACCATCTTTTTGGAGTACGTCTACCCGGAACGCCAAGCCCGGGTCAAGGACCTCATCGCCATGATGGAGGCCTTGGGCTTTTCCGAGGCGGCGGTGCGCGCCGCCCTCTCCCGGAGCGCCAAGCGGGGCTGGGTGCGGCCGGAGCGGATAGGGCGCACAGCGTACTACGCCCTTTCCGAACGGGTGTACTGGCAGGTGCGGCAGGTGCGCCGCCGCCTTTACGGGCCCAGGCCGCCGTGGGATGGGCGCTTCCTTTTGGTGTTGCCCGAAGGTCCAAAGGACCGGGGAGAGCGGGAGCGCTTCCGCCGGGAGATGGCCCTTTTGGGCTACGGGAGCCTGCAATCGGGGGTGTACCTGGGGGCAGGGGTGGACCTCGAGGCCACCCGGGAGCTCCTAGCGTTCTACCGCCTTTCCGCCACCCTCTTCGCCGGGGAGCACCTGGGTTGCCGGGAGGAGATCCTGCGCATCTTCCCCCTGGACCGGGCCCAGGCCCACTACCGGGCTCTCTTCTCCCAAGAAATGCCCGAGGAGCCGGAAGAGGCCTTTCGCGCCCTTACCCGGCTGGTGCACGAGATGCGCAAGGTTCTTTTCCTGGATCCGCTCTTGCCTCCTGAGCTCTCCCCACCCGGCTTCTTGGGCGCAGAAGCCCGCCGTCAGTACCTAGAACTGCGGGGGGCCCTTTATCTCCGAGCCCTTCCCTTCCTTAGGGGGCTTAACCTCCCTCTTTCCGCCCTCTCACCCCGGGCCCGGTAA
- a CDS encoding ABC transporter substrate-binding protein yields MRPPLLAALIFLAAAQAQVILPFWHTAGPPGNRVLEEAIQSFNASQRAYRIEPRYVGDYREAGVKLLAALRSGGAPVLFHGELSFLPRLAQEGVALALDAYLKDLPKDLYPEMLKTGQVKGKTFGLPLGLSVPALYYNKDAFRARGLRPPRTWPEVEEAAARLTGRTAKGMVVSTDIWSFNAIVMSLGGSLVRDGLPAFTSREVVEALETLYRMVQKGHAQARNLAEAQFAVADFLRTKAFMGLGPTTALPVVEAQTSLPFAVGLAPLPRREGGAVPLSGAALMVLKGASPEQAQGAVAFWLHFLEPKRQAEWVRTTWYLPLRKEAERELKDFLKDPERQAVFAQAELGRPWSQDPELVVWYGYLEEALERSLKQGVRPQVALEEAQRKALAVERR; encoded by the coding sequence ATGAGGCCACCCCTCTTGGCCGCCCTTATCTTTCTTGCTGCTGCCCAAGCACAGGTCATCCTTCCCTTCTGGCACACCGCTGGTCCCCCGGGGAACCGCGTCTTGGAAGAGGCCATCCAAAGCTTCAACGCCAGCCAACGGGCCTACCGGATAGAACCCCGCTACGTGGGGGACTACCGGGAGGCAGGGGTGAAGCTTTTGGCCGCCTTGCGCTCAGGCGGGGCCCCCGTCCTTTTCCACGGGGAGCTTTCCTTCCTGCCCCGGCTCGCCCAAGAGGGCGTAGCCCTGGCCTTGGACGCTTATCTGAAAGACCTCCCCAAAGATCTTTATCCCGAGATGCTCAAGACAGGGCAGGTGAAGGGGAAAACCTTTGGGCTGCCCCTGGGGCTTTCCGTACCCGCTCTTTACTACAACAAAGACGCCTTCCGGGCCCGGGGGCTCAGGCCCCCCCGCACCTGGCCAGAGGTGGAGGAGGCGGCGGCCCGGCTCACGGGCCGCACCGCCAAGGGGATGGTGGTCTCCACGGATATCTGGAGCTTCAACGCCATCGTCATGAGCTTAGGGGGGAGCCTTGTTAGGGACGGGCTTCCTGCCTTCACCTCGAGGGAGGTGGTGGAGGCCCTGGAGACGCTCTACCGCATGGTGCAAAAGGGGCACGCCCAGGCGCGCAACCTGGCGGAGGCCCAGTTCGCCGTGGCTGACTTCCTGCGCACCAAGGCCTTCATGGGCCTCGGGCCCACCACCGCCTTGCCCGTGGTGGAGGCCCAGACCTCCCTCCCCTTCGCCGTGGGGCTCGCCCCCTTGCCCCGGCGGGAAGGGGGAGCGGTGCCCCTTTCCGGGGCGGCCCTTATGGTCCTCAAAGGGGCGAGCCCCGAGCAGGCCCAAGGGGCGGTGGCCTTCTGGCTCCACTTCCTGGAGCCCAAGCGCCAGGCGGAATGGGTGCGCACCACCTGGTACCTGCCCTTGCGCAAGGAGGCGGAGCGCGAGCTCAAGGACTTCCTCAAGGACCCCGAGCGCCAGGCGGTCTTCGCCCAAGCGGAACTGGGGCGGCCCTGGAGCCAAGACCCCGAGCTCGTGGTCTGGTACGGCTATTTGGAGGAGGCCTTAGAGCGGAGCCTGAAGCAAGGGGTAAGGCCCCAGGTGGCCCTGGAGGAAGCCCAACGGAAGGCCCTCGCGGTAGAGAGGCGATAA
- a CDS encoding extracellular solute-binding protein: MGRALFLLLLWATWAQAQIPLPLWHTLGEGGVLESEAQAFNQAQSRYHIEPRFVGDYREMGVLLAAALRNGTAPPLAQVELGFLPVLVREGLVQPLPKPQVQDLDPELLRLGEVKGRLYGYPLGVSISVLFYNADALRARRLTPPKDFAQLQSAAQKLSSRSARGLLFSADVYSFASLVLAQGGTLSQGDAPALDGESALRALAFLQSLNREGALQVRSATELISAGADFLRTKAFLAMGPSSLLPAVKSRTQLPFTIGIAPMPLEATGKVAASGSVLVALRHASAEERRGLEAFYRHMAEMNRQLTLARGIYYLPLNLKAQEAWVKEEVGRLLLSQKARLTPWHQDSPLLLWAPPLEEALERALKGQVPAKKALEEAQARALKIP, encoded by the coding sequence ATGGGCAGAGCGCTTTTCCTCCTTTTGCTTTGGGCCACATGGGCCCAAGCGCAAATCCCTCTACCCCTTTGGCACACCTTGGGGGAAGGCGGGGTCCTGGAAAGCGAAGCCCAGGCGTTCAACCAAGCCCAGTCCCGCTACCATATAGAGCCCCGCTTTGTAGGGGACTATCGGGAGATGGGGGTTCTCTTGGCCGCCGCCCTACGCAACGGCACCGCCCCCCCCTTGGCCCAAGTGGAGCTTGGGTTTCTGCCGGTCTTGGTGCGGGAAGGACTAGTCCAACCCCTCCCCAAACCTCAGGTCCAGGACCTAGACCCTGAACTCTTGCGCTTGGGAGAAGTAAAGGGACGCCTCTACGGATATCCCTTGGGGGTTTCCATCAGCGTGCTTTTTTACAACGCAGACGCCCTCCGAGCCCGGCGACTAACCCCCCCCAAGGACTTTGCCCAGCTTCAATCCGCGGCTCAAAAGCTTTCCAGCCGCTCAGCCAGGGGGCTTCTCTTCTCTGCGGACGTGTATAGCTTCGCTAGCCTTGTCCTGGCCCAAGGAGGCACCCTAAGCCAAGGAGATGCTCCTGCTCTAGACGGAGAAAGCGCCCTAAGGGCCTTGGCGTTTCTCCAAAGCCTAAATCGGGAAGGGGCCTTGCAGGTCCGTTCCGCCACCGAGCTTATTAGCGCTGGAGCCGATTTCCTTCGGACCAAGGCTTTCTTGGCCATGGGCCCCTCCTCCCTTCTGCCGGCGGTAAAAAGCCGCACCCAGCTTCCTTTCACCATCGGCATCGCTCCTATGCCCCTCGAGGCCACGGGAAAAGTGGCGGCCTCGGGATCCGTGCTCGTGGCTCTGCGCCACGCCTCAGCCGAGGAAAGGCGGGGCCTCGAGGCCTTCTACCGCCATATGGCCGAGATGAACCGCCAGCTGACCCTGGCCCGGGGCATTTACTACCTGCCTCTCAACCTAAAAGCCCAGGAGGCCTGGGTAAAGGAAGAGGTGGGCCGCCTTCTCCTGAGCCAAAAGGCGCGCCTTACCCCGTGGCACCAGGATAGCCCCCTGCTCCTTTGGGCTCCTCCCCTCGAGGAAGCCCTAGAGCGCGCTCTAAAGGGGCAGGTGCCCGCCAAAAAGGCCCTGGAAGAAGCCCAAGCCCGGGCCCTGAAAATCCCCTGA
- a CDS encoding ABC transporter substrate-binding protein, with translation MRFTLLLLFLGASLAQAQVDIPFWHAMDGPAGRLLAAFAQEFNGRQSQYRVSPQYAGDYKDAETKLVAALRTGGQPVLFQAEISFFPRLVGEGRALALDGYLNLDRAFLEDLFEPAWNYGVVEGKRYGLPLNTSTPVLFYNLNAFRAKGLKAPRDWQEFEAVAKALSSRQTKGFIFVTDPQAWLFEAMVTSRGSSLVKDGRPNFLSPEVLEALEMLWRLNRAGALSVRSMAEATFAQLDFVRTKGMMVMASIANWPAAENFSFAFTLGVAPVPREPQGKVPMGGAQLVVLKGASEAQVRGALEFWRYLMEPRNVARWVEASYYVPVRKSALPLLEEFYRENPFRKVAFEQIAHAQERPRLPQFSTWASLLAEALEKSLKGGVPPQKALEEAQRKAEAIR, from the coding sequence ATGCGGTTTACCCTCCTCCTTCTCTTCCTAGGGGCAAGCCTCGCCCAAGCCCAGGTGGACATCCCCTTCTGGCACGCCATGGATGGCCCCGCCGGCAGGCTCCTCGCCGCCTTTGCCCAAGAGTTCAACGGCCGCCAATCCCAGTACCGGGTATCCCCCCAGTACGCCGGGGACTACAAGGACGCCGAAACCAAGCTGGTAGCCGCCTTGCGCACAGGGGGACAGCCCGTCCTCTTCCAGGCGGAGATTTCCTTCTTCCCCCGCCTGGTGGGGGAAGGGCGGGCTTTGGCTTTGGACGGGTACTTGAACCTGGACCGGGCCTTCTTGGAAGACCTCTTTGAACCCGCCTGGAACTACGGGGTCGTGGAGGGCAAGCGCTATGGCCTTCCCCTTAACACCTCCACACCGGTCCTCTTCTACAACCTGAACGCCTTCCGGGCCAAGGGGCTCAAAGCCCCCCGGGACTGGCAGGAGTTTGAAGCTGTGGCCAAGGCCCTAAGCTCCCGGCAAACCAAGGGGTTCATCTTCGTCACCGACCCTCAGGCCTGGCTTTTCGAGGCCATGGTGACGAGCCGCGGCAGCAGCCTGGTCAAGGACGGCCGCCCCAACTTCCTCTCCCCCGAGGTCTTGGAGGCCTTAGAGATGCTTTGGCGCCTTAACCGCGCCGGGGCCCTATCCGTGCGCAGCATGGCCGAGGCCACCTTCGCCCAGCTGGACTTCGTGCGCACCAAGGGAATGATGGTCATGGCCTCCATCGCCAACTGGCCGGCGGCGGAAAACTTCTCCTTCGCCTTCACCCTGGGGGTAGCCCCCGTGCCCCGGGAACCCCAAGGCAAGGTACCCATGGGCGGAGCCCAGCTCGTGGTTCTCAAGGGGGCCTCCGAGGCCCAGGTGCGGGGCGCTTTGGAGTTCTGGCGGTACCTGATGGAGCCCCGGAACGTGGCCCGCTGGGTGGAAGCCAGCTACTACGTCCCCGTGCGCAAGTCCGCCCTGCCTCTTCTGGAAGAATTCTATCGGGAAAACCCCTTCCGCAAGGTGGCCTTTGAGCAGATCGCCCACGCCCAAGAAAGGCCCCGCCTGCCCCAGTTCTCCACCTGGGCGAGCCTCTTGGCGGAGGCCCTGGAGAAGAGCCTAAAAGGTGGGGTGCCGCCGCAAAAGGCCCTGGAAGAAGCCCAGCGGAAGGCGGAGGCCATCCGGTAA
- a CDS encoding sugar phosphate isomerase/epimerase family protein, which yields MRLGFSPFNAEMGYEEAFRLAADEGLDLEVAYDLHEALPLPEARSLKATGEALGVGFTLHLPFVELNPASLIPSVRKLAEDRLKRALEFGEALGAKVGVLHTGQVPVHHPMALDLAREALERTLAALLPLPFPVALENLALSEDDLLRGPEELKALLERFPQYGFCLDVGHALVELGPTGPLRYLEALGGKLIHLHLHDNHGRKDDHLPVGAGGVPWERLAPYLRGFAGTAALEVGGGRSGVQQSAKRLLKLLS from the coding sequence ATGCGCTTAGGTTTCAGTCCCTTTAACGCCGAGATGGGCTACGAGGAAGCCTTCCGCTTAGCTGCGGACGAGGGGTTAGACCTCGAGGTGGCCTACGACCTCCACGAGGCCCTTCCCCTCCCCGAGGCCCGAAGCCTTAAGGCCACGGGGGAAGCCTTGGGGGTGGGCTTCACCCTCCACCTTCCCTTTGTGGAGCTTAACCCGGCAAGCCTCATCCCGAGCGTCCGGAAGCTGGCGGAAGACCGCCTCAAGCGGGCCCTAGAGTTCGGGGAGGCCCTGGGGGCCAAGGTGGGGGTCCTCCACACTGGGCAAGTGCCCGTGCACCACCCCATGGCCTTGGACCTGGCCCGGGAGGCCCTGGAAAGGACCCTCGCTGCTCTCCTTCCCCTCCCCTTTCCCGTGGCCCTGGAAAACCTGGCCCTTTCCGAGGATGACCTCCTCCGGGGACCTGAAGAGCTCAAGGCCCTTCTGGAACGCTTTCCCCAATACGGCTTTTGCTTGGACGTGGGCCACGCCCTGGTGGAGCTCGGGCCCACAGGGCCTTTGCGCTACCTCGAGGCCCTAGGCGGCAAGCTTATCCACCTCCACCTCCACGACAACCACGGCCGCAAGGACGACCACCTGCCCGTGGGAGCGGGGGGCGTGCCGTGGGAGAGGCTCGCTCCTTACCTACGGGGCTTTGCCGGCACTGCGGCCCTGGAGGTGGGCGGGGGGAGATCCGGTGTCCAGCAAAGCGCAAAACGCCTTCTAAAGCTTCTTTCCTAG
- a CDS encoding c-type cytochrome, with protein MVVDRIEVYLDGAQEPLAVLKEPPYRLELDTRTLPDGEHTLRLVTHFRGGGQEVKEIPFTVNNYPDVLVLGLDEGGEVAGKVELRLAVGEPELPVEPVRFNPIWYAVATVVVLGGIWAYFALSPATEKIVAEVAPPAQEAQAHGETAAPAANVDQTLMEKGKAIYEANCAACHQANGQGMPPAFPALAGNPNLRDAQMILNIVKNGQGAMPAVGANFSEEELKAVATYIRNSFGNNFGPVE; from the coding sequence ATGGTCGTAGACCGGATTGAGGTGTACCTGGACGGGGCCCAAGAGCCCCTGGCCGTCCTTAAGGAACCCCCCTACCGGCTGGAGTTGGACACCCGTACCCTCCCCGATGGGGAGCACACCCTGCGCCTGGTGACCCACTTCCGGGGAGGAGGGCAAGAGGTTAAGGAAATCCCCTTCACCGTGAACAACTACCCCGACGTCCTGGTCCTGGGCTTGGACGAAGGGGGCGAGGTGGCGGGCAAGGTAGAGCTCCGCCTAGCGGTGGGCGAACCCGAGCTCCCCGTGGAGCCCGTGCGCTTCAACCCCATCTGGTACGCCGTGGCCACCGTGGTAGTTCTAGGGGGCATCTGGGCTTACTTTGCCCTCTCCCCAGCGACGGAAAAGATCGTGGCCGAGGTGGCGCCCCCGGCACAAGAGGCCCAAGCTCACGGGGAAACGGCTGCCCCTGCGGCCAATGTGGACCAAACCCTCATGGAAAAGGGCAAGGCCATCTACGAAGCCAACTGCGCCGCCTGCCACCAGGCCAACGGCCAGGGTATGCCCCCCGCCTTCCCCGCCCTAGCGGGCAACCCCAACCTCAGGGACGCGCAGATGATCCTGAACATCGTCAAAAACGGCCAGGGTGCCATGCCCGCCGTGGGAGCCAACTTCAGCGAGGAGGAGCTCAAGGCCGTGGCCACCTACATCCGCAACAGCTTCGGCAACAACTTCGGCCCGGTGGAGTAG
- a CDS encoding cytochrome C: MYRNDPILPTFALILAAGLFYAAYLDGLHIARLLGHTPEELSVGQIGLIAFGAVFLLYGLIGLVSYWLEGVELRPGRHFPTPSTAPVAAGVILVLLLTALSGFFVRLILYSAQTGHNPTWLQGLIFGSISLVVAALFGIYKKFFGRDEVITEEEKSEFPW; encoded by the coding sequence ATGTACCGCAACGACCCCATCCTACCTACCTTCGCCCTAATCCTAGCCGCGGGCCTCTTCTACGCGGCCTACCTGGACGGGCTCCACATCGCTCGCCTCCTTGGCCATACCCCGGAGGAGCTCTCCGTGGGGCAGATCGGCCTCATAGCCTTTGGGGCCGTTTTCCTCCTTTACGGACTCATCGGTCTGGTTTCCTACTGGCTCGAGGGCGTGGAGCTCCGCCCCGGGCGCCACTTCCCCACTCCCTCCACCGCCCCGGTAGCCGCCGGCGTCATCCTGGTCCTCCTCCTCACCGCCCTTTCCGGCTTCTTCGTCCGGCTCATCCTCTACTCCGCCCAGACCGGGCACAACCCCACCTGGCTCCAAGGCCTCATCTTTGGCAGCATCAGTCTGGTGGTGGCGGCCCTTTTCGGCATCTACAAGAAGTTCTTCGGCCGGGACGAGGTCATCACCGAGGAGGAGAAGAGCGAGTTTCCCTGGTGA
- a CDS encoding Rieske 2Fe-2S domain-containing protein, translating into MDEREIRLRTSRRRLFLKTAIGTGIGLSLVSAFYVGASLRPKQEVTPEKEPLKPGDILVYAQGGGEPKPIRPEELKPGDPFLLAYPMDPKTKVVKSGEAKNTVLVVRYAPEELSPEVAQHGVEGIVAYSAVCTHLGCIISQWAADKKAGLCPCHGGLYDFAHGARIIAGPPPRPVPQLPLKVENGVLVAAGEFLGDVGVKAEAGFCRHV; encoded by the coding sequence ATGGACGAACGCGAGATTCGCTTGCGCACATCCCGTAGGCGGCTTTTCCTCAAGACCGCCATCGGCACCGGCATCGGCCTCTCCTTGGTTTCCGCCTTTTACGTGGGGGCGAGCCTTCGGCCCAAGCAGGAGGTCACCCCGGAAAAGGAACCCCTGAAGCCTGGGGACATCTTGGTCTACGCCCAAGGCGGGGGAGAGCCCAAACCCATCCGCCCGGAAGAACTGAAGCCCGGTGACCCCTTCCTCCTCGCCTACCCCATGGACCCCAAGACCAAGGTGGTGAAAAGCGGCGAGGCCAAGAACACCGTCTTGGTGGTGCGCTACGCCCCCGAGGAGCTTTCCCCGGAGGTGGCGCAACACGGGGTGGAGGGCATCGTAGCCTACTCCGCAGTGTGCACCCACCTCGGGTGCATCATCAGCCAGTGGGCGGCGGATAAAAAGGCGGGCCTTTGCCCCTGCCACGGCGGGCTTTACGACTTCGCCCACGGGGCCAGGATCATCGCCGGCCCCCCACCCCGTCCTGTGCCCCAGCTTCCCTTAAAGGTGGAAAACGGGGTCTTGGTGGCGGCGGGAGAGTTTTTGGGCGATGTGGGCGTGAAGGCCGAGGCGGGCTTCTGCCGCCACGTTTAG